Proteins co-encoded in one Nicotiana sylvestris chromosome 7, ASM39365v2, whole genome shotgun sequence genomic window:
- the LOC104219741 gene encoding exocyst complex component EXO70H1-like, translated as MPKKDLRNLCCSPKRSSDSTSQSTSQLSPPSRFSFSSSRPSFSDSVMDRTLEMAEPMIMKWDPNTTTFAKVTSLFYENRREAKDFIKCVYNLQKAMHFHSTENSKSDKLVRAQSLMQIAVKRLQKEFYQILSMNRAHLDPESISTVSSRTSIRSSSSDIDDENDDDRVIAGESVSEVEDFSTVVMADLRLIAECMISSGYGKECVKIYKVIRKSIIAEAIYRLGVEKLSSSQVHKMDWEVLDLKIKDWLNAVNVAVKTLFNGERILCDHVFVSDDSIRESCFTEISKDGAMILFSFPENVARNSKKSPEKVFRLLDMYTAIAEHWPEIEAIFSFDSESVVRSQALTSLIKLGESIRTALAEFEIALQKESSKTPVAGGGIHHLTIDVMNYIILLADFSNVLSDILAEAPPPAKVPLPESYFGISDSNESPAPAISLRFGWLILVLLCKLDGKAKYYKDVFLAYLFLANNLQYVVVKVCTSNLKYLLGENWITKHEEKVKQFASNYERLGWSHVIESLPREPSTSMAPNQVKEIFKRFNSSFAEAHRKHSICVVPDSKLRDDLKISIARKILPVYREFYNKYRGAIVKERHSAHVIRFAPEDVEHQLSDLFFELIIESESSSSFEFSPSHTHHGCDE; from the coding sequence ATGCCGAAAAAAGACCTGAGAAATCTTTGTTGTTCTCCAAAACGTTCATCTGATAGTACTTCTCAATCTACTTCACAATTATCTCCCCCTTCACGTTTCTCGTTTTCATCTTCTCGCCCGAGTTTTTCCGATTCGGTTATGGATCGGACCCTGGAGATGGCGGAGCCGATGATCATGAAATGGGACCCTAACACCACTACCTTCGCCAAAGTGACTTCTCTGTTCTATGAGAATAGAAGAGAAGCCAAGGATTTTATCAAGTGTGTGTATAATCTTCAAAAGGCCATGCACTTTCATTCAACTGAGAATTCGAAATCCGATAAGCTTGTTCGTGCTCAATCTCTAATGCAAATTGCAGTGAAACGACTCCAAAAGGAGTTTTACCAGATTCTATCAATGAACAGAGCTCATTTGGATCCTGAATCCATATCCACCGTGTCCTCTCGAACTTCGATTCGTTCGAGTAGTTCTGATATCGACGATGAGAACGATGATGATCGTGTAATTGCCGGTGAGTCTGTTTCTGAAGTTGAGGACTTTTCTACTGTTGTAATGGCGGATTTGAGATTGATAGCAGAGTGCATGATTTCTTCTGGCTATGGAAAAGAATGTGTGAAGATTTACAAAGTTATACGTAAATCGATCATTGCTGAAGCCATTTACAGACTCGGAGTTGAGAAATTGAGTTCTTCGCAGGTTCATAAAATGGATTGGGAAGTATTGGATCTGAAAATTAAGGATTGGCTTAACGCAGTGAATGTAGCCGTGAAAACATTGTTCAACGGAGAGAGAATTCTCTGCGATCACGTCTTTGTATCAGATGATTCAATAAGAGAGTCGTGTTTTACTGAAATATCAAAAGACGGAGCCATGATTCTGTTTAGCTTCCCGGAAAATGTGGCGAGAAATAGCAAGAAGTCGCCGGAAAAAGTGTTCCGTCTTCTCGATATGTACACCGCCATTGCAGAACACTGGCCGGAGATTGAAGCTATATTTTCTTTCGATTCAGAATCCGTTGTCCGATCTCAAGCGTTGACGTCACTCATCAAGCTCGGCGAATCTATAAGGACGGCGTTAGCTGAATTTGAAATTGCTCTACAGAAGGAATCCTCAAAAACGCCGGTGGCCGGCGGTGGAATCCACCATCTGACCATTGATGTAATGAATTATATCATTTTACTCGCTGATTTCAGCAATGTACTCTCTGATATCCTCGCCGAGGCTCCTCCGCCGGCGAAAGTTCCGTTGCCAGAATCATATTTCGGTATTTCCGATTCAAACGAATCTCCGGCACCGGCGATCTCACTCCGATTCGGTTGGTTAATTCTCGTTCTTCTCTGCAAACTAGACGGCAAAGCGAAGTACTACAAGGACGTATTCCTGGCGTATCTCTTCTTAGCCAACAATCTCCAATACGTCGTTGTAAAAGTCTGTACATCGAATCTCAAGTACTTGCTAGGCGAAAATTGGATAACAAAACACGAGGAAAAGGTCAAACAGTTCGCGTCAAACTATGAACGGCTAGGATGGAGCCACGTCATTGAATCCCTCCCGCGAGAGCCAAGCACATCCATGGCTCCCAACCAAGTGAAGGAGATTTTCAAGAGATTCAATTCGTCATTTGCGGAAGCTCACCGTAAGCATTCTATCTGCGTCGTACCTGATAGTAAACTCCGCGATGATTTAAAAATATCAATCGCGAGAAAAATACTTCCAGTGTATAGAGAATTTTACAATAAATATAGAGGTGCAATAGTAAAAGAGAGACATTCTGCTCATGTTATTAGATTTGCTCCAGAGGATGTAGAGCatcaattatctgatttatttttTGAACTGATTATTGAATCAGAAAGTTCTTCATCATTTGAGTTCTCCCCCTCACATACACATCACGGTTGCGATGAATAA
- the LOC138874000 gene encoding uncharacterized protein, with amino-acid sequence MESQNSSLKNLEIQLSQLAALVSEKIQGPSPSNTEKNPKEHLTAITLRSVKKKEEKNIEKLTPLPVNIPFPQKIKREKLDNQFAKFLEILKQIHINIPFTDALLQMPSYAKFLKEILSSKRKLEEVSVVMLREKCNVILQNKLPQKLGDPDSFTMPCTLGGVYFEKALYDSGASINLMSFSIFKKLDLGEIKDTSVSLQFADQSTKKPKGIIENVLVRVDKFVFPVDFIVLEMKECPNEPIILGRPFLATGRAIIDVHQGQLILRVDEERVIFDMQKILRYSGYETSSSCFLIDMISYLTDEFKDDQLIPDSMERCLIKSGTTHDDDPTIRKEVEIFDKDSEEEEMKSEKVQ; translated from the exons ATGGAGAGCCAAAATTCATCCCTCAAAAATTTGGAAATACAGTTGAGCCAATTGGCAGCTCTTGTTTCAGAAAAGATTCAAGGTCCCTCACCAAGCAATAcagagaaaaacccaaaagagCACCTTACGGCCATCACCTTACGATCAG tcaagaaaaaagaagaaaaaaatattgaaaaattgaCTCCTCTCCCTGTGAATATTCCCTTtccacaaaaaataaaaagagaaaagctTGACAACCAATTTGcaaaatttttggagattttaaaacaaattcacATCAATATTCCTTTTACTGATGCTTTGTTACAAATGCCTTCATATGccaaatttttaaaggaaattttgtcaagcaaaagaaaattAGAAGAAGTTTCTGTGGTAATGCTTAGGGAAAAATGCAATGTtatacttcaaaataagctaccaCAAAAACTTGGTGATCCAGACAGTTTTACAATGCCATGCACTTTGGGAGGAGTATATTTTGAAAAAGCACTTTATGATTCTGGAGCTTCAATAAATTTAATGTCATTTTCTATCTTTAAAAAGTTAGATCTTGGTGAAATAAAAGACACAAGTGTTTCTCTTCAGTTTGCAGATCAAAGTACTAAGAAACCTAAAGGAATAATTGAAAATGTACTCGTAAGAGTAGATAAGTTTGTTTTCCCTGTAGATTTTATAGTACTTGAAATGAAAGAATGTCCTAATGAACCAATAATTTTAGGTAGACCATTTCTTGCTACAGGAAGAGCAATTATAGATGTTCATCAAGGACAATTAATTTTAAGAGTTGATGAAGAAAGAGTCATatttgatatgcaaaagatactaAGATATTCAGGATATGAAACATCATCTTCATGTTTTTTAATTGACATGATTAGTTATCTTACAGATGAATTCAAAGATGATCAATTAATTCCAGATTCAATGGAAAGATGCTTGATCAAATCAGGCACCACACATGACGATGATcccaccatcagaaaagaagttGAAATATTTGACAAAGATTCAGAAGAGGAAGAGATGAAATCCGAAAAAGTTCAATAA